One stretch of Solea senegalensis isolate Sse05_10M unplaced genomic scaffold, IFAPA_SoseM_1 scf7180000017798, whole genome shotgun sequence DNA includes these proteins:
- the LOC122764949 gene encoding receptor-type tyrosine-protein phosphatase eta-like isoform X8, with the protein MKPQLLCAGVSLWSLLVFSVLKSSNAVCAERECYSNETESLTATTTEIIFVSRPNCTLSIGDNITGNGLLTGLNPGTVHQILLSCLQCCKEITMKPGQIDLLNVTSTTSSISLNWAPPPGQVFMYRLEWHSGGTPVARNTNDTFAVLSDLNSGIEYTITVTALAADTETQGDPRTVTQFTNPNPVSSVEALPESTTSVKVKWSYPLGAQHYYRYQINTYSTTGTLLNSTNVQDNSTDVLHLQPGVKYNISVKTIAAPGSESTEKWTYSYTMPGAVTDLTVSDVNTTAIQLTWIRPSDYKTSYSYLLVAFQSATEIQRNQTERETFTFIHLTPGELYTFHVFTDVEGVKSTGLNVSRYTIPNPPGPIAVESQTVRSINFTWPIPDDMNHGLYNFSVSTIQGSSLIKNSWFLLDNLESGSAYNITVVTVGAWNDKSTAMMAQNYTRPFSVTNLRQTDITTDAVTLLWEQSHSKPHYSYVVQSSNGSSHSEVVVSVNTSTITGLLSGSNYSFTVTTQTADGTQAAPVTVSFFTRPYGVEQLRVERLNTTTIHVIWRQPEQYKSEYQYRVQTTGCGSQNKTVREEAAQISELTPGTNCTLCVFVIAVNGIEGDANCVSQHTHPESVQTSISSQGSNSSVLVSWSRPAGKVDYFQVYLNSTLPNLMEQLLNSTSTSFVFEGLSAGTLYTARVITHSGPLNVSSGFITNATFPNPPGSIEVLTKTTGTIEIRWEEAPLMTGASFSYKLTHTPSQGSGSVTTTNTTHTFNSLMSGTSYNISIVTVGVMDFESEEVHIYMVTTRPYSVEQLRVERLNTTTIHVIWRQPEQYKSEYQYRVQTTGCGSQNKTVREEAAQISELTPGTNCTLCVFVIAVNGIEGDANCISQHTYPESVQTSISSQGSNSSVLVSWSRPAGKVDFFQVYLNSTLPNLMEQLLNSTSTSFVFEGLSAGTLYTARVITHSGPLNVSSGFITNATFPNPPGSIEVLTKTTGTIEIRWEDAPLMTGASFSYKLTHTPSQGSGSVTTTNTTHTLNSLMSGTSYNISIVTVGVMDFESEEVHIYMVTTRPYSVEQLRVERLNTTTIHVIWRQPEQYKSEYQYRVQTTGCGSQNKTVREEAAQISELTPGTNCTLCVFVIAVNGIEGDANCVSQHTHPESVQTSISSQGSNSSVLVSWSRPAGKVDFFQVYLNSTLPNLMEQLLNSTSTSFVFEGLSAGTLYTARVITHSGPLNVSSGFITNATFPNPPGSIEVLTKTTGTIEIRWEDAPLMTGASFSYKLTHTPSQGSGSVTTTNTTHTLNSLMSGTSYNISIVTVGVMDFESEEVHIYMVTTRPYSVEQLRVERINTTTIHVIWRQPEQYKSEYQYRVQTTGCGSQNKTVREEAAQISELTPGTNCTLCVFVIAVNGIEGDANCVSQHTHPESVQTSISSQGSNSSVLVSWSRPAGKVDYFQVYLNSTLPNLMEQLLNSTSASFVFEGLSAGTLYTARVITHSGPFNASSGFITNATFPNPPGLIEVLTKTASTIEIRWEEAPLMTGVSFFYKLTHTPSQGSGSVTTTNTTHTFHSLISGVCYNISIITVGVMDFQSKEAHLYMVNTSRLDVGSVVARMAQEDKITVKWEKPGDYQGGYHYILTWHNQAGLRNIRNITMQTEYTIDDLDPGSRYYYSVTPDIVMGSHGVTTRNSSCTNAAQVKNLTCESPNKPKAEIILSWTQPRGRNSGFQVTVNNSKTTISSLNTTVSNLRHHTKYKLTVVTLSCGQPSTPVSHDCWTGITDPPIPPDYETLLDVVKTEHNRFSIEINRELLDNNNGPVTHVGVLMTKKPADNTSDLRTYLGNTYDQWKAEKTPVYLATVTEINPQLRSIEDQLSIEVGDGIEWEGYTNGPLDSSGRYLYAIVLFTSLNLQNHLVNYQESLVSITNFYPAVILPSNPATVISIVVGATMGVFSVLFIILVGFIIYWKRMYKKETTEIEFQSMRSKASISVRIEDYEAYFRKQKADSNCGFAEEFEDLKLVGTGQSRTSALTLENKAKNRYNNVLPYDCSRVKLSIIHGSPFDDYINANYMPGFNSRKEFIASQGPLPATVGDFWRMIWEKNVQTLVMLTRCNEQGRVKCEQYWGPGTKHFENITVTTTSEIPLEDWTIREFEVKNVKTMETRSVRQFHFTAWPDHGVPETTELLIGFRHLVREHMDQYSKHSPTVVHCSAGVGRTGTFIAIDTLIFQIERENAVDIFGTVHELRMHRTLMVQTEDQYVFLNQCAMDIIKSRTGTNVDLIYQNAAAFSIYENIDPKKGHNKNGYNNN; encoded by the exons ATCCAAACCCTGTATCGAGCGTTGAAGCCCTCCCTGAATCCACTACCTCAGTCAAAGTGAAATGGTCATACCCACTCGGAGCCCAGCATTATTACCGATATCAGATTAACACCTACAGCACAACAGGAACACTTCTCAATTCAACAAACGTCCAGGATAACAGCACTGATGTACTGCACCTGCAGCCAGGagttaaatataatattagtGTCAAGACAATAGCAGCGCCAGGAAGCGAATCTACAGAGAAATGGACATACAGTTACACAA tgcCTGGAGCAGTGACCGACCTCACAGTGAGTGATGTGAACACAACAGCAATCCAGCTGACCTGGATCAGACCAAGTGACTATAAGACTTCCTACTCCTACCTGCTGGTGGCGTTCCAGAGTGCCACAGAGATTCAGAGGAAtcaaacagagagggagacatttaccttcATCCACCTGACCCCTGGAGAACTGTACACATTTCATGTGTTTACAGATGTGGAGGGGGTCAAGTCTACAGGGCTAAACGTGTCAAGATACACAA TTCCTAACCCACCTGGTCCCATCGCAGTGGAGTCTCAGACTGTCCGGTCCATTAACTTCACCTGGCCAATTCCAGACGACATGAATCATGGTCTTTACAACTTCAGTGTGTCCACCATTCAGGGCTCCTCTCTGATTAAAAACAGCTGGTTCCTGTTAGACAATCTTGAGTCTGGAAGTGCCTACAACATCACTGTTGTTACTGTAGGTGCATGGAACGACAAGAGCACTGCAATGATGGCACAGAACTATACAA GACCATTTTCGGTAACTAatctgagacagacagatatcACAACAGATGCAGTGACCTTGTTGTGGGAGCAGTCGCATAGCAAACCTCACTACTCATATGTGGTGCAGTCTTCCAATGGCTCCTCCCATTCTGAAGTAGTAGTTTCAGTCAACACAAGCACAATAACTGGACTCTTGTCTGGGAGCAACTACAGCTTCACAGTCACTACACAGACAGCAGATGGCACTCAGGCAGCTCCTGTGACAGTCTCCTTCTTTACAC GGCCTTATGGTGTCGAGCAGCTGAGAGTTGAGCGCTTAAACACAACAACCATCCATGTGATTTGGAGACAACCAGAGCAGTACAAGAGTGAATATCAATATCGGGTTCAGACGACAGGCTGTGGCtcccaaaacaaaactgtcagaGAAGAAGCTGCCCAGATCTCAGAGCTCACTCCTGGGACAAACTGCaccctctgtgtttttgtcattgcaGTGAATGGCATTGAAGGGGATGCTAACTGTGTCTCGCAGCACACTC ATCCTGAGTCAGTACAAACCAGTATCTCCAGCCAGGGCTCCAACAGTTCAGTGCTGGTGTCATGGAGCAGACCTGCTGGGAAAGTGGATTATTTTCAGGTTTATCTAAACAGCACTCTTCCGAATTTAATGGAGCAACTTCTGAACTCGACCAGTACCTCCTTTGTGTTTGAAGGTCTGTCTGCAGGGACACTTTACACGGCCAGGGTAATCACACATAGTGGACCCTTAAATGTATCATCAGGATTCATCACCAATGCAACGT TCCCTAACCCTCCTGGGTCGATTGAGGTCCTGACAAAGACGACCGGTACCATTGAAATTAGATGGGAGGAGGCTCCTCTGATGACAGGTGCATCATTCTCCTACAAACTGACTCACACACCATCCCAGGGAAGTGGATCTGTCACTACCACCAACACCACTCACACTTTCAACTCCCTGATGTCTGGGACGTCCTACAACATCTCCATTGTAACAGTGGGTGTCATGGATTTTGAGAGTGAGGAGGTTCACATCTACATGGTTACGACAA GGCCTTATAGTGTCGAGCAGCTGAGAGTTGAGCGCTTAAACACAACAACCATCCATGTGATTTGGAGACAACCAGAGCAGTACAAGAGTGAATATCAATATCGGGTTCAGACGACAGGCTGTGGCtcccaaaacaaaactgtcagaGAAGAAGCTGCCCAGATCTCAGAGCTCACTCCTGGGACAAACTGCaccctctgtgtttttgtcattgcaGTGAATGGCATTGAAGGGGATGCTAACTGCATCTCGCAGCACACTT ATCCTGAGTCAGTACAAACCAGTATCTCCAGCCAGGGCTCCAACAGTTCAGTCCTGGTGTCATGGAGCAGACCTGCTGGGAAAGTGGATTTTTTTCAGGTTTATCTAAACAGCACTCTTCCGAATTTAATGGAGCAACTTCTGAACTCGACCAGTACCTCCTTTGTGTTTGAAGGTCTGTCTGCAGGGACACTTTACACGGCCAGGGTAATCACACATAGTGGACCCTTAAATGTATCATCAGGATTCATCACCAATGCAACTT TCCCTAACCCTCCTGGGTCGATTGAGGTCCTGACAAAGACGACCGGTACCATTGAAATTAGATGGGAGGATGCTCCTCTGATGACAGGTGCATCATTCTCCTACAAACTGACTCACACACCATCCCAGGGAAGTGGATCTGTCACTACCACCAACACCACTCACACTCTCAACTCCCTGATGTCTGGGACGTCCTACAACATCTCCATTGTAACAGTGGGTGTCATGGATTTTGAGAGTGAGGAGGTTCACATCTACATGGTTACGACAA GGCCTTATAGTGTCGAGCAGCTGAGAGTTGAGCGCTTAAACACAACAACCATCCATGTGATTTGGAGACAACCAGAGCAGTACAAGAGTGAATATCAATATCGGGTTCAGACGACAGGCTGTGGCtcccaaaacaaaactgtcagaGAAGAAGCTGCCCAGATCTCAGAGCTCACTCCTGGGACAAACTGCaccctctgtgtttttgtcattgcaGTGAATGGCATTGAAGGGGATGCTAACTGTGTCTCACAGCACACTC ATCCTGAGTCAGTACAAACCAGTATCTCCAGCCAGGGCTCCAACAGTTCAGTCCTGGTGTCATGGAGCAGACCTGCTGGGAAAGTGGATTTTTTTCAGGTTTATCTAAACAGCACTCTTCCGAATTTAATGGAGCAACTTCTGAACTCGACCAGTACCTCCTTTGTGTTTGAAGGTCTGTCTGCAGGGACACTTTACACGGCCAGGGTAATCACACATAGTGGACCCTTAAATGTATCATCTGGATTCATCACCAATGCAACGT TCCCTAACCCTCCTGGGTCGATTGAGGTCCTGACAAAGACGACCGGTACCATTGAAATTAGATGGGAGGATGCTCCTCTGATGACAGGTGCATCATTCTCCTACAAACTGACTCACACACCATCCCAGGGAAGTGGATCTGTCACTACCACCAACACCACTCACACTCTCAACTCCCTGATGTCTGGGACGTCCTACAACATCTCCATTGTAACAGTGGGTGTCATGGATTTTGAGAGTGAGGAGGTTCACATCTACATGGTTACGACAA GGCCTTATAGTGTCGAGCAGCTGAGAGTTGAGCGCATAAACACAACAACCATCCATGTGATTTGGAGACAACCAGAGCAGTACAAGAGTGAATATCAATATCGGGTTCAGACGACAGGCTGTGGCtcccaaaacaaaactgtcagaGAAGAAGCTGCCCAGATCTCAGAGCTCACTCCTGGGACAAACTGCaccctctgtgtttttgtcattgcaGTGAATGGCATTGAAGGGGATGCTAACTGTGTCTCACAGCACACTC ATCCTGAGTCAGTACAAACCAGTATCTCCAGCCAGGGCTCCAACAGTTCAGTCCTGGTGTCATGGAGCAGACCTGCTGGGAAAGTGGATTATTTTCAGGTTTATCTAAACAGCACTCTTCCGAATTTAATGGAGCAACTTCTGAACTCGACCAGTGCCTCCTTTGTGTTTGAAGGTCTGTCTGCAGGGACACTTTACACGGCCAGGGTAATCACACATAGTGGACCCTTTAATGCATCATCTGGATTCATCACCAATGCAACTT TCCCTAACCCTCCTGGGTTGATTGAGGTCCTGACAAAGACGGCCAGTACCATTGAAATTAGATGGGAGGAGGCTCCTCTGATGACAGGTGTATCATTCTTCTACAAACTGACTCACACACCATCCCAGGGAAGTGGATCTGTCACTACCACCAACACCACTCACACTTTTCACTCCCTGATCTCTGGGGTGTGTTACAACATCTCAATTATAACAGTGGGTGTAATGGATTTTCAGAGCAAGGAGGCACATCTCTACATGGTTAATACAA GCAGACTAGATGTGGGGTCAGTTGTGGCCCGAATGGCACAAGAAGACAAAATCACCGTCAAGTGGGAAAAACCTGGCGATTACCAGGGAGGATACCATTACATTTTGACGTGGCACAATCAAGCTGGGCTCAGAAATATCAGAAATATCACAATGCAAACTGAGTATACCATCGATGACCTGGATCCTGGCAGCCGATATTACTATAGCGTCACCCCAGACATCGTTATGGGAAGCCATGGTGTCACAACACGGAATTCCAGCTGCACAA ATGCAGCCCAAGTGAAAAACCTTACATGTGAAAGTCCAAACAAACCAAAGGCGGAAATCATCCTGTCCTGGACCCAACCCAGGGGTAGAAACTCTGGATtccaggtcactgtgaacaataGCAAGACCACAATCTCCTCTCTCAATACTACTGTGTCCAATCTTCGCCACCATACTAAATACAAGCTGACTGTAGTGACTCTGAGCTGTGGACAGCCCAGCACACCTGTGTCTCATGACTGTTGGACAGGCATTACAG ATCCACCCATTCCACCTGACTATGAGACACTGCTGGATGTTGTTAAAACGGAACACAACAGGTTCTCCATTGAGATTAACAGAGAGCTGCTGGATAACAACAATGGACCAGTCACACATGTTGGGGTGCTGATGACCAAAAAACCTGCAG ATAACACTTCTGACTTGAGAACATACTTGGGGAACACTTATGATCAATGGAAGGCAGAAAAGACTCCAGTCTACCTGGCAACAGTGACTGAGATCAACCCTCAGCTCCGCAGTATAGAGGACCAATTGAGCATAGAAGTTGGAGATGGAATTGAATGGGAGGGCTACACCAATGGACCTCTTGATAGCAGTGGAAGATACCT ATATGCCATTGTGTTGTTCACCAGTCTGAATTTGCAAAACCACCTTGTGAATTACCAAGAGTCCCTGGTCTCAATCACAAACTTCTATCCTGCTGTTATACTCCCATCAAACCCAG CAACTGTCATTAGCATCGTTGTCGGAGCAACCATgggtgttttttctgttttgttcatCATCCTCGTTGGCTTCATTATCTACTGGAAAAG GATGTACAAGAAGGAAACAACAGAGATTGAGTTTCAGTCCATGag ATCCAAAGC AAGTATATCTGTGAGGATCGAGGACTATGAGGCCTACTTCAGGAAGCAGAAAGCAGACTCCAACTGTGGCTTTGCTGAAGAGTTTGAG GACCTGAAGCTTGTTGGCACAGGTCAGTCGAGAACAAGTGCTCTGACCCTGGAGAACAAGGCTAAGAACCGCTACAACAATGTGCTTCCAT ATGACTGTTCTAGGGTGAAACTCTCTATTATCCATGGAAGTCCATTTGACGACTACATCAATGCTAACTACATGCCG GGTTTCAACTCCAGGAAGGAGTTCATAGCATCTCAGGGTCCTCTGCCTGCCACAGTCGGGGATTTCTGGAGGATGATATGGGAGAAGAACGTACAGACCCTGGTCATGCTGACACGCTGTAATGAACAGGGACGA GTAAAATGTGAGCAGTACTGGGGTCCTGGCACCAAGCACTTTGAAAACATCACTGTGACAACAACCTCTGAAATACCACTTGAAGACTGGACCATCAGGGAATTTGAAGTTAAAAAC GTGAAAACTATGGAGACCCGCTCAGTGAGACAGTTCCACTTCACAGCATGGCCAGATCATGGCGTACCAGAAACCACCGAGCTCCTCATCGGCTTCAGACATCTGGTCAGAGAACACATGGACCAATACTCCAAACACTCGCCCACTGTGGTCCACTGCAG TGCTGGTGTTGGACGCACAGGCACCTTCATAGCCATAGACACTCTGATCTTCCAGATTGAGAGGGAAAATGCTGTGGACATCTTCGGCACTGTCCATGAGCTGCGTATGCACCGGACCCTTATGGTGCAGACGGAG GATCAGTATGTGTTCTTAAACCAGTGTGCCATGGACATCATCAAGTCAAGAACTGGAACCAATGTGGATCTAATCTACCAAAATGCCGCTGCATTCTCCATTTATGAGAACATAGACCCCAAAAAAGGTCATAACAAAAACGGGTACAACAATAATTAG